The following coding sequences lie in one Brevibacterium marinum genomic window:
- a CDS encoding cytochrome P450 gives MAHDTLFAELLSPAHRATPQHLWAQLREQPVSRQEDGTWVVTGYDEVRALSADPRISAAHDGDAEAEGSEQRTANFIVEDPPEHNEDRARVMRHFGPPHRPGFVASLETSINRYVDEALNHLQGRTRTDVVEDLAYPLPVSVICDVLGVPHEDEPQFSEWTKAMALLASPDARLDAEASQQGAQASQEARSYMFDLVQRRKTDPGEDMISGMVNDESPNGRLSDEQIVSNAILLLIAGHETTVNAIANGVLLLLRNPEQMNRLRTHPELMPGAFEEILRLESPVQFRDRVALSDIAIAGVTIPKGATVQLSYAAANRDPRRFTDPDRFDPEREDNQHLAFNTGLHFCFGAPLARLEGILALTAWVRRLVNPRLVEDPPPYRRNAALRGPSQLLVDFDGVN, from the coding sequence ATGGCCCACGACACACTGTTCGCAGAACTGCTTTCTCCAGCCCACCGTGCAACGCCGCAGCATCTATGGGCTCAGCTGCGTGAGCAGCCTGTCTCGCGGCAGGAGGACGGAACCTGGGTGGTTACTGGGTATGACGAGGTGCGCGCACTGTCCGCCGACCCACGGATCAGCGCCGCGCACGACGGCGACGCCGAGGCGGAAGGTTCGGAGCAGCGCACGGCCAACTTCATCGTTGAGGACCCGCCCGAGCACAACGAGGACCGGGCACGAGTGATGCGCCATTTCGGGCCGCCGCACCGCCCAGGGTTCGTTGCCTCCCTGGAGACCTCGATCAACCGCTACGTCGACGAAGCACTGAATCATCTGCAAGGACGCACCCGTACAGATGTGGTGGAGGACCTTGCCTATCCGCTTCCCGTCAGCGTCATCTGCGACGTCCTGGGGGTTCCCCATGAGGACGAGCCCCAGTTCTCCGAGTGGACCAAGGCGATGGCACTGCTGGCATCACCAGACGCACGGCTGGACGCCGAAGCGTCCCAGCAGGGAGCCCAGGCTTCGCAGGAGGCCAGATCTTACATGTTCGACCTGGTCCAACGACGCAAGACCGATCCGGGCGAGGACATGATCTCTGGTATGGTCAACGACGAGTCCCCCAATGGTCGCCTCAGCGACGAGCAGATCGTCAGCAATGCGATCCTGTTGCTGATCGCGGGACACGAGACCACCGTCAATGCCATCGCAAACGGGGTTCTGCTGCTGTTGCGCAACCCGGAGCAGATGAACCGCCTGCGCACGCACCCCGAGCTCATGCCGGGCGCGTTCGAAGAGATCCTTCGTCTCGAGTCGCCGGTGCAGTTCCGCGACCGGGTGGCGCTCTCGGACATCGCGATCGCCGGAGTCACGATCCCGAAGGGAGCGACCGTGCAGTTGTCCTACGCTGCAGCCAACCGTGACCCGCGCCGGTTCACCGACCCCGACCGGTTCGATCCCGAGCGAGAGGATAACCAGCATCTCGCTTTCAACACCGGACTGCATTTCTGTTTCGGCGCTCCATTGGCGCGTCTGGAAGGAATCCTGGCCCTGACCGCGTGGGTACGTCGCCTCGTCAACCCCCGACTGGTCGAAGATCCACCGCCGTACCGACGCAACGCAGCCCTGCGTGGCCCAAGTCAGTTGCTTGTCGACTTCGATGGCGTCAACTGA
- the deoC gene encoding deoxyribose-phosphate aldolase — protein sequence MADTDFASLSSRELAPYIQHTKISVGITRDEIIAHAQEAVEYGFGAAMVPGSWVKTVADTLKGTGVPVATALDFPTVGVTSSAGKAAEATELVRLGADQIDIGVQIGWLKSGDFHAFRDDIAGVVNAAGVPIKVMLELPLLTEDEKKAAIELSLEAGVSYLKNASSGAIETASPANIRYLVERSPEVVLVKASGGIKNRDQVVELLQAGAACAGTSAGIEIITNSTSSETASY from the coding sequence ATGGCAGACACCGATTTCGCATCCCTGAGCTCTCGTGAGCTCGCCCCCTACATCCAGCACACCAAGATCTCCGTCGGCATCACCAGGGATGAGATTATCGCCCATGCGCAGGAGGCCGTCGAATACGGTTTCGGTGCGGCTATGGTCCCGGGATCCTGGGTGAAGACGGTGGCGGACACGCTCAAGGGCACCGGTGTGCCCGTCGCCACCGCCCTCGACTTCCCCACCGTAGGTGTGACGTCGAGTGCAGGCAAAGCCGCCGAAGCGACCGAGCTGGTCCGCCTCGGCGCCGACCAGATCGACATCGGAGTCCAGATCGGCTGGCTCAAGAGCGGCGACTTCCACGCCTTCCGTGATGACATCGCCGGAGTGGTCAACGCCGCGGGTGTACCGATCAAGGTCATGCTCGAACTGCCCCTGCTGACCGAAGACGAGAAGAAGGCCGCCATCGAACTCAGCCTCGAAGCAGGCGTCTCCTATCTGAAGAACGCCAGCTCAGGAGCAATCGAGACGGCTTCTCCGGCGAATATCCGCTACCTCGTCGAGCGCAGCCCCGAAGTCGTGCTCGTCAAAGCGTCGGGGGGCATCAAGAACCGCGACCAGGTTGTCGAGCTGCTCCAGGCCGGTGCGGCCTGCGCTGGGACGAGTGCGGGCATCGAGATCATCACCAACAGCACATCTTCTGAGACCGCCAGCTACTG
- a CDS encoding GntR family transcriptional regulator: MTTARGTEVATTTGLTIDRSAPVPLHFQIAEVIRERVTLGIWPAHYRLKPEPELAAEFGVSRGTLRKALGALIAEGRLVQVRGRGTFVTAEQVEPALAQDLTTLSEDFAARGITSDVTVLGSELNRAPGTVAGLLDIDPTDPVLVLRRIRSTPEGPVAYLVNFVRADLAPGIEATDFSSASLFGTLEDDFGKAVTTARRTFIAQAADAEVADALQLPTGAPVQYLQQVSYLAGGRAIEYSDVWINSDRMRVTSMLSRRPSPHS; this comes from the coding sequence ATGACGACAGCGAGGGGAACAGAAGTGGCGACGACGACGGGCTTGACCATCGATCGGTCGGCACCAGTTCCGCTCCATTTCCAGATCGCCGAGGTGATCCGCGAGCGCGTGACGCTAGGAATTTGGCCGGCTCACTACAGGCTCAAACCCGAACCGGAACTGGCAGCCGAGTTCGGGGTCTCCCGGGGGACGCTGCGCAAAGCGCTGGGTGCACTCATCGCCGAAGGCCGGCTTGTCCAGGTGCGCGGCAGGGGGACCTTTGTCACCGCAGAGCAGGTCGAACCGGCGCTGGCTCAGGACCTGACGACTCTGTCCGAAGACTTCGCCGCACGCGGAATCACCTCGGATGTCACTGTGCTGGGCTCGGAGTTGAATCGCGCGCCGGGCACTGTAGCCGGTCTGCTCGACATCGACCCCACGGACCCCGTTCTCGTTCTCCGCCGCATCCGGTCAACGCCCGAAGGCCCCGTCGCCTACCTGGTCAATTTCGTACGGGCCGATCTCGCCCCCGGGATCGAGGCGACTGACTTCAGCTCGGCAAGCTTGTTCGGAACCCTCGAAGACGACTTCGGCAAGGCGGTGACGACTGCTCGCAGGACATTCATCGCCCAGGCCGCCGACGCGGAGGTCGCCGATGCGCTGCAACTTCCGACCGGGGCCCCGGTGCAGTACCTGCAGCAGGTGAGCTATCTTGCAGGCGGGCGGGCGATCGAGTATTCGGACGTATGGATCAACTCCGATCGCATGCGCGTGACGTCGATGCTGTCTCGCCGGCCGTCCCCACACAGCTGA
- a CDS encoding ribokinase: MKIAVVGSYGVGETMRTKRFPGPGETMTGGVLTVGHGGKGANQAIAVRRLGVEVSLLTAIGDDASAERAINLWDSEGIETSQVLRVDGAKTMTGMIIVDDEAENRIVIAPGALDHFSASDVRARAEAIESADALIVCLEIPIDAACEALRIGHEAGLLTVLNPAPAAPVPAEVLSCVDVITPNFSEARALLSDDSGASDSSDAGDETSAPGAAREEDAVELAAALHTATGCRVVLTHGGDGSIVADAHGVRTVAPHPPTDLVDTTGAGDSFTGALTVALLEGDDLETAAVRAAEVGSYVVARQEVIPALPHRSELSERLWSQQTQHDTTES, translated from the coding sequence ATGAAGATCGCGGTTGTCGGCAGCTACGGCGTCGGCGAGACGATGCGCACGAAGCGCTTCCCTGGTCCCGGCGAAACAATGACAGGAGGAGTGCTCACTGTCGGCCACGGCGGCAAGGGGGCGAATCAGGCCATTGCCGTCCGTCGCCTCGGCGTCGAAGTCTCTCTGCTCACCGCCATCGGTGACGACGCATCGGCCGAACGGGCGATCAATCTGTGGGACAGCGAAGGCATCGAGACCTCGCAGGTACTCAGGGTCGACGGCGCCAAGACGATGACAGGAATGATCATCGTCGACGACGAGGCCGAGAACCGGATCGTCATCGCCCCGGGCGCCCTCGACCACTTCTCTGCGTCCGATGTCCGTGCCAGGGCAGAGGCGATCGAATCCGCAGACGCGCTCATCGTCTGCCTCGAGATTCCGATCGACGCCGCCTGTGAGGCACTGAGGATCGGCCACGAGGCGGGCCTGCTCACCGTGCTCAACCCAGCTCCGGCGGCTCCGGTCCCCGCCGAGGTCCTCTCCTGCGTCGATGTCATCACGCCGAACTTCTCCGAAGCGCGAGCCCTCCTCAGTGATGACAGCGGTGCGAGTGATTCGAGTGATGCGGGCGATGAGACATCCGCCCCCGGAGCCGCACGGGAAGAGGACGCAGTAGAGCTCGCGGCCGCTCTGCACACCGCCACCGGCTGCCGGGTCGTCTTGACCCACGGAGGAGACGGGAGCATCGTCGCCGACGCCCACGGTGTGCGCACCGTCGCGCCCCATCCTCCCACCGATCTCGTCGACACCACCGGTGCCGGCGATTCCTTCACCGGGGCGCTGACAGTCGCCCTGCTCGAAGGCGATGACCTCGAGACCGCCGCTGTGCGTGCAGCCGAAGTCGGATCGTATGTCGTCGCTCGGCAGGAGGTCATCCCAGCCCTGCCGCATCGCAGCGAACTCTCCGAGCGACTGTGGTCGCAGCAAACTCAGCACGACACCACCGAAAGCTGA